In one Natator depressus isolate rNatDep1 chromosome 26, rNatDep2.hap1, whole genome shotgun sequence genomic region, the following are encoded:
- the PLAT gene encoding tissue-type plasminogen activator: MEGKLLCLYLLMAAITTLQCQELLVRLKRGARSKATCTDRSSRQIYQQRETWLRLAGGRVEYCVCDNGWSRCHSVPVRRCAHKKCYNGGQCKQALYSPLHFICQCSQGFSGKNCEIDTEVPCYTDLGATYRGTWSVTESGSECLNWNISMLAQKKYNGRRADAAQLGLGNHNYCRNPDEDSKPWCHVYKGGQYTWEYCSTPACLKGEEDCFSGKGIEYRGSHSTTSSGATCLRWDSKTIANKFYTAWRFNAHQLGLGSHNFCRNPDNDSRPWCHVLEAGQPKWEYCDVPVCSTCGLRQHKVAQFRIKGGLYADITSHPWQAAIFARYRRVTGEHFLCGGILINSCWVLSAAHCFQERFSVNQLKIVLGRTYRMIPEENEQQFQVEKYILHSKFDPETYDNDIVLLQLKSGSEECANEMDTVRTVCLPEPGLRLPDWTECEISGYGKHEEFSPFYSERLKEGHVRLFPPSRCTSQHLNKTVTENMLCAGDTRQLDDACKGDSGGPLVCMKDNRMHLIGIISWGIGCGRKDTPGIYTNVTRYLDWIRDKMKP; the protein is encoded by the exons ATGGAAGGGAAACTCCTGTGTCTGTACCTGCTGATGGCAGCAATCACCACTCTGCAGTGCCAG GAGCTCCTTGTGCGCCTCAAACGGGGAGCCAGATCTAAAG ccacttgcactgACCGTTCATCCCGACAGATTTATCAGCAGAGGGAGACCTGGCTACGACTTGCAGGAGGCAGAGTAGAATATTGTGTGTGTGACAATGGTTGGAGTCGTTGCCACAGCGTGCCTGTCAGAA GATGTGCTCACAAGAAATGTTACAATGGGGGTCAGTGCAAGCAGGCATTATACTCCCCTCTGCACTTCATCTGTCAGTGCAGTCAAGGCTTCTCTGGGAAGAACTGTGAGATAG ATACCGAAGTCCCATGTTACACAGACCTGGGAGCAACATATAGGGGGACGTGGAGCGTGACTGAGAGTGGGAGTGAGTGCTTAAACTGGAATATCAGCATGTTGGCTCAGAAAAAGTACAATGGGCGGAGAGCAGATGCTGCTCAACTGGGACTTGGCAATCACAACTACTGCAG GAACCCAGATGAGGACTCCAAACCCTGGTGCCATGTCTACAAAGGGGGGCAGTATACCTGGGAATACTGCAGCACACCTGCTTGCTTAAAAG GAGAGGAGGACTGCTTTTCTGGGAAGGGCATAGAGTACCGGGGCAGCCACAGCACTACCAGCTCTGGTGCCACCTGTCTGAGATGGGACTCCAAAACCATTGCCAACAAATTCTACACAGCTTGGAGGTTCAATGCCCACCAGCTGGGTCTTGGGAGCCACAATTTCTGCCG AAACCCTGACAATGACTCCAGGCCATGGTGCCACGTGCTGGAGGCAGGCCAGCCAAAGTGGGAATACTGCGACGTGCCTGTCTGCT CCACGTGTGGCCTACGGCAGCACAAAGTGGCCCAATTCCGAATTAAAGGCGGCCTCTATGCAGACATTACCTCCCACCCGTGGCAGGCTGCCATTTTTGCCAGGTATCGTCGAGTGACTGGGGAGCATTTCCTGTGTGGAGGAATCCTGATCAACTCCTGCTGGGTCCTGTCAGCTGCCCATTGTTTCCAGGAGAG GTTTAGTGTCAACCAGCTAAAGATTGTACTGGGTAGGACCTATCGAATGATCCCTGAGGAGAATGAGCAGCAATTCCAAGTGGAGAAATACATCCTGCATAGCAAATTTGACCCAGAAACTTATGACAATGATATCG ttctGTTACAGCTGAAGTCTGGGTCAGAAGAGTGTGCTAATGAAATGGACACTGTCCGCACTGtctgcctcccagagccaggacttCGGCTGCCTGACTGGACGGAATGTGAGATCTCTGGCTACGGCAAGCATGAGGAAT TTTCTCCTTTCTACTCGGAGCGGTTGAAGGAAGGTCATGTCAGACTGTTTCCACCTAGTCGCTGCACATCACAGCACCTGAACAAGACAGTCACTGAGAACATGCTGTGTGCAGGGGACACCAGGCAACTGGATGATGCCTGCAAG GGTGACTCTGGAGGGCCTCTGGTCTGTATGAAGGATAATCGTATGCATCTGATTGGGATCATCAGCTGGGGAATAGGCTGTGGACGGAAAGACACACCAGGCATCTATACAAATGTGACTCGTTACCTTGACTGGATTCGGGACAAAATGAAACCCTGA